In a genomic window of Neisseria flavescens:
- a CDS encoding Glu/Leu/Phe/Val family dehydrogenase translates to MSASAVKETLNPFEIAQKQVKIACDRLNADPAVFEILKKPQRVLEVNFPVKLDNGTVENFTGYRSQHNNAVGPYKGGVRFHPNVNLDEVKALSIWMTIKCCVAGIPYGGGKGGITLDPRNYSEAELERIARAYSEAISPLIGEKIDIPAPDVNTNGKIMSWMVDAYENVVKHSAPGVFTGKPVEFGGSLARTEATGYGVNFAAVQALEKLGKDVKGATYAIQGFGNVGYHTGYYAHKAGAKIVAVSTVDVAIYNENGLDMEAIIKEFQTKGFITNEAGYGKEISNAELLALDVDVLAPCALENQLTSENAGKVRATIVVEGANGPTTPEADVILRKNGVLVVPDILANCGGVVVSYFEWVQNLQGYYWEFDEVQEKETVVLRRAFRDIWNLAQEYDVDLRTASYMMSIRRVEKAMKLRGWY, encoded by the coding sequence ATGTCCGCATCTGCTGTAAAAGAAACGCTGAATCCGTTTGAAATTGCGCAAAAACAAGTGAAAATTGCCTGTGACCGTCTGAATGCCGACCCAGCAGTATTTGAAATCTTGAAAAAGCCGCAACGTGTTTTGGAAGTCAACTTTCCTGTCAAACTCGACAACGGTACAGTAGAAAACTTCACCGGCTACCGTTCACAACACAATAATGCCGTCGGCCCTTACAAAGGCGGTGTGCGTTTCCATCCCAATGTGAATCTAGACGAGGTTAAAGCCCTGTCTATCTGGATGACCATCAAATGCTGCGTGGCAGGTATTCCATACGGCGGCGGTAAAGGCGGTATCACTTTGGATCCGCGTAACTATTCCGAAGCGGAATTGGAACGCATCGCCCGCGCTTATTCCGAAGCTATTTCTCCGTTGATCGGCGAGAAAATCGATATTCCAGCCCCTGATGTGAACACCAACGGCAAAATTATGTCTTGGATGGTTGATGCCTATGAAAATGTGGTGAAACATTCTGCACCGGGCGTATTCACCGGCAAACCGGTTGAGTTTGGCGGCTCCTTGGCGCGTACCGAAGCTACCGGTTACGGCGTAAACTTCGCTGCTGTCCAAGCTTTGGAAAAACTGGGCAAAGACGTGAAGGGTGCCACTTACGCCATTCAAGGTTTCGGTAATGTGGGCTACCACACCGGTTACTATGCACACAAAGCCGGTGCGAAAATCGTTGCCGTATCTACTGTTGACGTTGCCATCTACAACGAAAACGGCTTGGATATGGAAGCAATCATCAAAGAATTCCAAACCAAAGGTTTCATCACCAATGAAGCCGGCTACGGTAAAGAAATCAGCAATGCCGAACTTTTGGCTTTGGATGTGGATGTACTCGCCCCTTGCGCGCTGGAAAACCAACTGACTTCTGAAAATGCCGGTAAAGTCCGCGCGACAATCGTGGTTGAAGGCGCAAATGGCCCGACTACTCCAGAGGCAGACGTTATCCTGCGTAAAAACGGCGTATTGGTTGTTCCTGATATTTTGGCAAACTGCGGTGGCGTGGTGGTATCCTATTTTGAATGGGTACAAAACCTGCAAGGCTATTACTGGGAGTTTGACGAAGTTCAAGAGAAAGAAACCGTTGTCCTGCGCCGTGCGTTCCGCGATATTTGGAACTTGGCTCAAGAATACGATGTCGATCTGCGTACCGCTTCTTACATGATGAGTATCCGTCGTGTTGAAAAAGCAATGAAACTGCGCGGCTGGTACTAA
- a CDS encoding FKBP-type peptidyl-prolyl cis-trans isomerase, with the protein MNKTFKFSALALSALLALTACNQKDTAAKDAPAASAASNAAADASAIGSTAQQASYAMGVDIGRSLKQMKDQGTEIDLKVFTEAMEAMFEGKEVKMTEAQAQEVMMKFLQEQQEKAVAKRAEDAKVNLEKGEAFLKENATKEGVKTSASGLQYKITKEGEGKKPTKDDVVTVEYEGRLIDGTVFDSSKANGGPVSFPVSQVIPGWTEGIQLLKEGGEATFYIPAKLAYREVGAGDKIGPNATLVFDVKLVKVGAPDAAAQQPVQVDVQKVQ; encoded by the coding sequence ATGAACAAAACTTTCAAATTCAGCGCATTGGCTTTGTCTGCTTTGTTGGCACTGACTGCTTGCAACCAAAAAGACACTGCCGCTAAAGACGCCCCTGCTGCTTCCGCAGCTTCAAATGCGGCTGCAGATGCTTCTGCCATCGGTTCTACTGCCCAACAAGCCAGCTACGCAATGGGTGTGGACATCGGCCGTTCATTGAAACAAATGAAAGACCAAGGTACGGAAATCGATTTGAAAGTCTTCACCGAAGCCATGGAAGCCATGTTTGAAGGTAAAGAAGTCAAAATGACTGAAGCCCAAGCTCAGGAAGTGATGATGAAGTTCCTGCAAGAGCAACAAGAAAAAGCTGTTGCCAAACGTGCTGAAGATGCCAAAGTAAACTTGGAAAAAGGCGAAGCGTTCTTGAAAGAAAACGCGACTAAAGAAGGCGTGAAAACCAGCGCTTCCGGTCTGCAGTACAAAATCACCAAAGAAGGCGAAGGCAAAAAACCGACTAAAGACGACGTCGTTACCGTTGAATACGAAGGCCGTCTGATTGATGGTACCGTATTTGACAGCAGCAAAGCCAACGGTGGCCCGGTAAGCTTCCCTGTAAGCCAAGTAATCCCAGGTTGGACTGAAGGTATCCAACTCTTGAAAGAAGGCGGCGAAGCAACATTCTACATCCCTGCCAAATTGGCTTACCGTGAAGTGGGTGCCGGCGATAAAATCGGCCCGAACGCTACTTTGGTATTCGACGTGAAACTGGTTAAAGTCGGCGCGCCTGATGCCGCTGCACAACAACCTGTACAAGTTGACGTACAAAAAGTTCAATAA
- the purN gene encoding phosphoribosylglycinamide formyltransferase, producing the protein MKNIVILISGRGSNMQAIVNANIPDANIAAVLSNSETAAGLAWAAERGIATDSLNHKNFDSRLAFDQAMMEKIDAYQPDLVVLAGFMRILTPEFCAHYENRLINIHPSILPSFTGLDTHERALEAGCRVAGCTIHFVTPELDCGPIISQGIVPILDGDTADDVAARVLTVEHRLFPQAVADFVAGRLKIEGNRVLNAQRNAAGQSLLA; encoded by the coding sequence ATGAAAAATATCGTCATACTTATTTCTGGACGCGGCAGTAATATGCAGGCGATTGTGAATGCCAATATTCCCGATGCCAACATTGCAGCCGTATTGAGCAATAGCGAGACCGCAGCCGGATTGGCATGGGCGGCAGAACGCGGTATTGCCACTGACAGTTTAAACCATAAAAACTTCGACTCGCGTCTGGCATTTGATCAGGCCATGATGGAAAAGATCGATGCCTATCAGCCCGATTTGGTTGTATTGGCGGGCTTTATGCGCATTTTGACTCCGGAGTTCTGCGCCCATTATGAAAACCGCCTGATCAATATCCATCCGTCCATCCTGCCTTCCTTTACCGGTTTGGATACCCACGAACGCGCATTGGAAGCAGGTTGCCGAGTGGCAGGCTGCACCATCCATTTCGTGACGCCCGAGCTGGATTGCGGTCCGATTATTTCACAAGGCATTGTTCCTATTTTGGACGGCGATACCGCTGACGACGTTGCCGCACGCGTGCTGACGGTTGAACACCGGCTTTTCCCGCAAGCCGTTGCCGATTTTGTTGCAGGCCGTCTGAAAATCGAAGGCAACCGCGTTTTGAATGCACAACGCAATGCCGCCGGTCAAAGCCTGTTGGCTTAA
- a CDS encoding membrane protein, which yields MNPIKTTLLTLSLLTASIGAQAAELPQSAVLQYSGSYGIPATMTFTRSGNQYKIVSTIKVPLYNIRFESGGSINGTTLHPSYYKDVRGGKLYAEAKFSGGNITYGKAGDLKTEKSGPAMDLFTLAWQLAANDVRLPSGLKITNGKKLYTVGSMNKIGSESYKLNGGTTPVSKYRVRRGDDTVTYSFASDIDNIPAQISYTDDGKTYNLKLTSVKINGKVVKP from the coding sequence ATGAATCCGATTAAAACAACCCTGCTGACACTTTCCTTGCTTACTGCCTCTATCGGTGCACAAGCCGCTGAATTGCCGCAATCTGCCGTTTTGCAATACTCAGGCAGCTACGGTATTCCAGCGACCATGACCTTCACACGCAGCGGCAACCAATACAAAATCGTCTCTACCATCAAAGTACCGCTTTACAATATCCGCTTTGAATCCGGCGGCAGCATCAACGGCACGACCCTGCATCCGTCTTACTACAAAGATGTACGCGGCGGTAAATTGTATGCCGAGGCCAAATTCTCCGGCGGCAACATCACTTACGGCAAAGCAGGTGATTTGAAAACCGAAAAATCCGGCCCGGCCATGGACTTGTTTACTTTGGCATGGCAACTGGCCGCCAATGACGTGCGCCTGCCGTCAGGTTTGAAAATTACCAACGGTAAAAAACTGTACACCGTCGGCAGCATGAACAAAATCGGCAGCGAAAGCTATAAACTGAACGGCGGTACAACGCCTGTGAGCAAATATCGCGTCCGCCGTGGCGACGATACCGTTACTTACTCTTTTGCTTCCGATATCGACAATATCCCTGCGCAAATCAGCTATACCGATGACGGCAAAACCTACAACCTGAAACTGACTTCCGTTAAAATCAACGGTAAAGTAGTGAAACCGTAA
- a CDS encoding Rne/Rng family ribonuclease, translating to MLSGIPIPKDAVRPSETVLVNITPQETRVAVLEENNICELHIERNSGHSLVGNIYLGVVKRVLPGMQSAFIDIGLERAAFLHIVDVLEQRRNPDETQRIEHMLFEGQSVLVQVIKDPINTKGARLSTQISLAGRFLVHLPQEDHIGISQRIEDDAERSSLRERLNNLLPENACHGYIIRTNAENASDNQLQSDINYLTKVWEHIQKQAKIQPPETLLYQDLPLSLRVLRDMFSLDTHKILVDSTENHRRMTQFAEQYVQGALGRIELFKGERPLFETHNIEQEIARALQPRVNLNFGSYLIIESTEAMTTIDVNTGGFVGARNFDETIFRTNLEACHTIARELRLRNLGGIIIIDFIDMAQEVHREAVLQELAKALSFDRTRVTLNGFTSLGLVELTRKRSRENLSQILCEPCPSCQGRGRLKTPQTVCYEIQREIVREARRYDVQAFRILAAPNVIDLFLDEESQSLAMLIDFIGKPISLAVETAYTQEQYDIVLL from the coding sequence ATGCTTTCAGGAATTCCCATCCCCAAAGACGCCGTGCGTCCGTCCGAAACCGTCCTCGTCAACATTACGCCGCAAGAAACGCGTGTGGCCGTTTTGGAAGAGAACAATATCTGCGAGCTGCACATCGAGCGCAACAGCGGCCATAGCTTGGTCGGCAATATTTATTTAGGCGTTGTCAAACGCGTCCTTCCCGGCATGCAAAGCGCGTTTATCGATATCGGCTTGGAACGCGCCGCGTTTTTGCATATCGTCGATGTCCTCGAACAACGCCGCAATCCGGACGAAACCCAACGCATCGAACACATGCTCTTTGAAGGCCAGTCCGTCTTGGTTCAGGTCATCAAAGACCCCATCAATACCAAAGGTGCGCGCCTGTCCACCCAAATCTCACTGGCCGGCCGTTTCCTCGTCCATCTTCCGCAAGAAGACCACATCGGCATTTCCCAACGCATTGAAGACGATGCCGAACGCAGCAGTTTGAGGGAGCGCCTCAACAACCTGCTGCCCGAAAACGCCTGCCACGGCTACATCATCCGCACCAACGCTGAAAATGCCTCCGATAACCAACTGCAATCAGACATCAACTATCTGACCAAAGTGTGGGAACACATTCAAAAACAGGCAAAAATTCAGCCGCCCGAAACCCTGCTCTATCAAGATTTGCCTTTGAGCCTGCGCGTATTACGAGATATGTTCAGCCTTGATACGCACAAAATCCTGGTCGACTCGACTGAAAACCACCGCCGCATGACCCAGTTTGCCGAACAATACGTTCAAGGTGCATTAGGCAGAATCGAGCTGTTCAAAGGCGAACGCCCCCTATTTGAAACCCATAACATCGAGCAGGAAATCGCCCGCGCCCTGCAACCGCGCGTCAACCTCAACTTCGGCAGCTACCTCATCATCGAGTCCACCGAAGCCATGACCACCATCGATGTCAACACCGGCGGCTTTGTCGGTGCGCGCAATTTTGATGAAACCATCTTCCGCACCAATCTCGAAGCCTGCCACACCATTGCCCGCGAACTTCGCTTGCGCAATCTCGGCGGCATCATCATCATCGACTTCATCGATATGGCGCAAGAAGTCCACCGCGAAGCCGTCCTGCAAGAGCTTGCCAAAGCCCTCAGTTTCGACCGCACCCGCGTTACCCTCAACGGCTTTACCAGTCTGGGCCTTGTCGAACTGACCCGCAAACGCTCGCGTGAAAACTTAAGCCAAATCCTCTGTGAACCCTGCCCTTCCTGCCAAGGCCGGGGCCGTCTGAAAACGCCGCAAACCGTGTGCTACGAAATCCAGCGCGAAATCGTCCGCGAAGCGCGCCGCTATGATGTCCAAGCCTTCCGCATTTTGGCCGCTCCGAATGTCATCGACTTGTTCCTAGACGAAGAATCGCAATCGCTGGCAATGTTGATAGACTTTATCGGCAAACCGATTTCGCTGGCAGTCGAAACCGCCTACACGCAGGAACAATACGATATTGTGTTGCTGTAA
- the grxC gene encoding glutaredoxin 3 — protein sequence MQTVTVYTGPYCPYCTMAKRLLQAVGVKEINEIRIDGNPEVFAEMQQLSGQRSVPQIFIGDTHVGGFTDLYRLQQEGKLDELLNP from the coding sequence ATGCAAACCGTTACTGTTTATACCGGTCCGTATTGCCCGTACTGCACCATGGCGAAAAGGCTGTTGCAGGCGGTAGGTGTGAAAGAAATCAACGAAATCCGCATCGACGGCAATCCGGAAGTTTTTGCCGAAATGCAGCAGCTTTCCGGCCAGCGCAGCGTGCCGCAGATTTTTATCGGCGACACCCATGTTGGTGGCTTTACCGATTTGTACCGCTTGCAGCAGGAAGGCAAGTTGGACGAATTACTGAATCCTTAA
- the secB gene encoding protein-export chaperone SecB, translating to MSEELQPVFSVERLYVKDLSLEVPHAPQIFLEQGEPEVDMRVSTGNTKLEDGFYSVDVTVTVTAKLNEERTMFLNEVTQSGIFRLENIPEEDVQLLLGVACPNILFPYAREAISNSVTRAGFPPVLLAPINFEAIYQEQQGANA from the coding sequence ATGAGCGAAGAATTGCAACCCGTATTCAGCGTTGAGCGTCTGTATGTAAAAGACTTGTCTTTGGAAGTGCCTCACGCACCACAAATCTTCTTGGAACAAGGCGAGCCTGAAGTCGATATGCGCGTTTCTACCGGCAACACCAAACTGGAAGACGGCTTCTACAGCGTTGACGTGACCGTTACCGTAACTGCCAAACTGAACGAAGAGCGCACCATGTTCTTGAACGAAGTAACCCAAAGCGGCATCTTCCGTCTGGAAAACATTCCTGAAGAAGACGTACAACTGCTGTTGGGCGTTGCTTGTCCGAACATCCTGTTCCCTTACGCACGCGAAGCCATTTCCAACAGCGTAACCCGCGCCGGCTTCCCACCTGTACTGCTTGCTCCGATCAACTTCGAAGCAATCTACCAAGAACAACAGGGAGCTAACGCTTAA
- a CDS encoding transposase, giving the protein MTQKQVFFVAKKAFETYPGLKGFCADAGYRNTFEREVSEQLGLTVEISKKIQDISWHILPKRWIVERTFAWLGWSRRLAKDFEQTNLSAENFVKLGYISQILKFIK; this is encoded by the coding sequence ATGACACAAAAGCAGGTATTTTTTGTAGCAAAAAAAGCGTTTGAGACCTATCCTGGTTTAAAAGGTTTCTGTGCAGACGCAGGTTATCGGAATACATTTGAGCGCGAAGTATCGGAGCAATTGGGTTTAACTGTTGAGATTTCAAAGAAAATTCAAGATATTTCTTGGCATATTCTGCCCAAACGTTGGATTGTAGAACGAACGTTTGCATGGTTAGGTTGGTCTCGACGTTTGGCAAAAGATTTTGAGCAGACGAATTTATCTGCTGAAAATTTTGTCAAACTAGGGTATATTTCACAAATATTAAAATTTATCAAATAG
- a CDS encoding transposase: protein MPTYAIIDSQSVKTASGAHDKGFDGGKKIKGRKRHIAVDTLGNLLSVVVHAANIHDTKAGIFCSKKSV, encoded by the coding sequence ATGCCGACTTATGCCATTATTGATTCACAAAGTGTCAAAACAGCTTCCGGCGCACATGATAAAGGTTTTGACGGAGGTAAAAAAATCAAAGGCCGTAAGCGGCATATAGCTGTTGACACGTTGGGTAACCTATTGTCTGTTGTGGTTCATGCAGCCAATATCCATGACACAAAAGCAGGTATTTTTTGTAGCAAAAAAAGCGTTTGA
- a CDS encoding transposase, which translates to MTGKSYPTDLTDAQWQAIEPHFNRLRHYKWDKRKLVNAVLYITKTGCQWRMLPNDFPPYPTVWSFYRRANQSGLWDRILLALVQKNV; encoded by the coding sequence ATGACTGGAAAATCCTACCCAACAGACTTAACAGATGCCCAATGGCAAGCGATTGAGCCGCATTTTAACCGGCTACGCCACTACAAATGGGATAAACGTAAATTAGTGAATGCCGTTTTGTACATTACCAAAACAGGTTGCCAATGGCGTATGCTGCCCAATGATTTTCCACCTTATCCAACCGTATGGAGTTTCTATCGCAGAGCCAATCAATCAGGCTTATGGGATAGGATTCTTTTGGCATTGGTTCAAAAAAACGTTTAA
- a CDS encoding C39 family peptidase, giving the protein MEQKRRFAAALLLAAVLPLYAHSFPFAEESPIAYGKVKIQSWKARRDFNIVKQDLDFSCGAASVATLLNNFYGQKLTEEEVLEKLDKGQMRASFEDMRRIMPDLGFEAKGYALSFEQLAQLKIPIIVYLKYRKDDHFPVLRGIDSNTVLLADTSLGHVSMSRAQFLDAWKTREGNLAGKILAVVPKKAETISNQLFFTHHPKLQTEFAVKQIRLRRVE; this is encoded by the coding sequence ATGGAACAAAAAAGGCGGTTTGCCGCCGCCCTGCTCCTCGCCGCCGTCCTGCCGCTTTATGCGCATTCTTTTCCTTTTGCGGAAGAAAGCCCCATAGCCTACGGCAAAGTCAAAATACAAAGCTGGAAAGCGCGGCGGGATTTCAATATTGTAAAGCAGGATTTGGATTTTTCCTGCGGGGCGGCTTCGGTGGCGACGCTTTTGAATAATTTTTACGGACAAAAGCTGACGGAAGAAGAAGTGTTGGAAAAACTGGATAAGGGGCAGATGCGTGCGTCGTTTGAGGATATGCGGCGCATTATGCCCGATTTGGGTTTTGAAGCGAAAGGCTATGCCCTGTCTTTCGAGCAGCTCGCGCAGTTGAAAATCCCCATCATCGTGTATCTGAAATACCGCAAGGATGATCATTTCCCGGTATTGCGCGGCATAGACAGCAATACGGTTTTGCTTGCCGACACGTCGCTGGGTCATGTTTCCATGAGCAGGGCGCAGTTTTTGGATGCTTGGAAAACCCGTGAGGGAAATTTGGCAGGTAAGATCTTGGCTGTTGTACCGAAAAAAGCTGAGACGATTTCAAATCAATTGTTTTTTACACATCATCCCAAGCTGCAGACGGAATTTGCAGTCAAACAAATCAGGCTAAGGCGTGTAGAGTGA
- the hisS gene encoding histidine--tRNA ligase, protein MAQKIQSVKGMNDLLPVEQKDFKLTAAFWQAFEDTVNLWTRAYGYRQIRTPIVEQTGLFVRSIGEETDVVGKEMYTFSDSNDSLSLSLRPEGTASCLRAVVEHNLLYNSPQKLWYMGPMFRRERPQRGRYRQFHQVGIEALGFEGPDIDAEIIAMSADLWEKLGIREYLTLEINSLGNREERAAHRAALVEYLTHYEAQLDEDSKRRLKTNPLRVLDTKNPDLQEICNAAPRLVDYLGEASQNHYARFKAMLDGLGIQYVENPRLVRGLDYYNQTVFEWTTDKLGAQATVCGGGRYDGLIEELGGKPAPSIGFAMGIERLLLLVGEYGSLEVNAAPDVYAMHQGEGADLQVMKYAQALRAQGFNVMQHSGYQSLKAQMKKADNSGARFALIVAQDELANGTVTLKDMQGKHEQQTVAAADLTDTLQQWKNA, encoded by the coding sequence ATGGCACAAAAAATTCAATCCGTCAAAGGTATGAACGACCTTTTACCTGTCGAACAAAAAGATTTCAAACTGACGGCTGCGTTTTGGCAGGCGTTTGAAGATACGGTAAACCTCTGGACACGCGCTTACGGTTACCGGCAAATCCGTACGCCGATTGTCGAGCAAACCGGTTTGTTTGTCCGCTCCATCGGGGAGGAAACCGATGTGGTTGGCAAGGAAATGTACACCTTTTCCGATTCAAACGATTCTTTGAGTTTGAGCCTGCGTCCTGAAGGTACTGCTTCTTGTCTGCGTGCGGTGGTCGAACACAACCTTCTGTACAACAGCCCGCAAAAGCTGTGGTATATGGGGCCGATGTTCCGCCGCGAGCGTCCGCAAAGAGGCCGTTATCGTCAGTTCCATCAGGTCGGTATCGAGGCTTTGGGTTTTGAAGGGCCGGATATCGATGCGGAAATCATCGCGATGTCTGCCGACTTGTGGGAAAAATTAGGTATTCGCGAATACCTGACTTTGGAAATCAACAGCTTGGGCAACCGTGAGGAACGCGCGGCACACCGTGCGGCATTGGTTGAATATTTGACCCACTATGAGGCGCAACTGGATGAAGACAGCAAACGCCGTCTGAAAACCAATCCTTTGCGTGTTTTGGATACGAAAAACCCTGATTTGCAGGAAATCTGTAACGCGGCGCCGCGTCTGGTGGATTACTTGGGCGAGGCTTCGCAAAACCACTATGCTCGCTTCAAGGCGATGTTGGACGGTTTGGGTATTCAATATGTTGAAAATCCGCGCTTGGTCCGTGGTTTGGATTATTACAATCAAACGGTTTTTGAGTGGACGACCGACAAACTCGGCGCGCAGGCAACTGTGTGCGGCGGCGGCCGTTACGACGGTTTGATTGAGGAACTTGGCGGTAAGCCTGCGCCGTCTATCGGCTTTGCAATGGGCATCGAACGGCTGCTGCTTTTGGTGGGCGAATACGGCTCGCTGGAAGTAAACGCCGCGCCTGATGTCTATGCAATGCACCAAGGCGAAGGGGCGGACTTGCAGGTGATGAAATACGCGCAAGCCTTACGCGCCCAAGGTTTCAATGTGATGCAGCATTCCGGCTATCAGAGCCTGAAAGCGCAAATGAAAAAAGCCGACAACAGCGGCGCGCGCTTTGCCCTGATTGTCGCGCAAGACGAACTGGCAAACGGTACGGTTACCCTGAAAGATATGCAGGGCAAACACGAACAACAAACCGTTGCCGCCGCTGATTTGACAGACACTTTACAACAATGGAAGAACGCATAA
- a CDS encoding YfgM family protein — MAAHLEEQQELDNFKYFWKKTGRWIFALLIVAALGYLGYTIYQGQKASKDQEAAAVLAQMVEKAQQKTDPKAINVDLAELQKNYPDSISTAQATLMVAATEFDAGRYDVAEGHLNWVLKNQNAPLVQALAAQRLGVVLLQQKKYDAAINALNTQVEADFEPLMLETKGDVYVAQNKTKEAVQSYEAALSKMPQTAVGRELLQMKIDSLK, encoded by the coding sequence ATGGCAGCCCATTTGGAAGAACAACAAGAGTTAGACAACTTTAAATATTTTTGGAAAAAAACCGGCCGTTGGATTTTCGCCTTGCTGATCGTGGCGGCTTTGGGATATTTGGGTTACACCATTTACCAAGGCCAAAAAGCTTCAAAAGATCAGGAAGCTGCCGCCGTATTGGCGCAAATGGTGGAAAAGGCGCAGCAAAAAACTGACCCCAAAGCCATCAATGTCGATTTGGCTGAATTGCAAAAAAACTATCCTGATTCTATTTCGACAGCACAAGCCACTTTAATGGTAGCGGCAACCGAGTTTGATGCCGGCCGTTATGATGTGGCGGAAGGTCATTTGAATTGGGTGCTGAAAAACCAAAATGCACCGCTGGTTCAAGCTTTGGCGGCGCAGCGTTTGGGCGTTGTCCTGTTGCAGCAGAAAAAATACGATGCCGCCATCAATGCCCTGAATACTCAGGTTGAGGCTGATTTCGAGCCTTTGATGCTGGAAACCAAAGGCGATGTTTACGTTGCTCAAAACAAAACCAAAGAAGCCGTACAAAGTTACGAAGCTGCTTTGAGCAAAATGCCGCAAACCGCAGTAGGCCGCGAATTGCTGCAAATGAAAATCGACAGCTTGAAATAA
- the der gene encoding ribosome biogenesis GTPase Der, with protein sequence MKPTIALVGRPNVGKSTLFNRLTRTKDALVHDLPGLTRDRHYGHGKVGSKPYLVIDTGGFEPVVDSGILHEMAKQTLQAVDEADAVVFLVDGRTGLTPQDKIIADRLRQSPRPVYLAVNKGEGGNRAVLAAEFYELALGDPYVISGAHGDGVYYLIEDILETFPEPEKEEEAAKHPVFAVIGRPNVGKSTLVNAILGEERVIAFDMAGTTRDSIHIDFEREGKPFTIIDTAGVRRRGKVDEAVEKFSVIKAMQAVEAANVAVLVLDAQQDIADQDATIAGFALEAGRALVVAVNKWDGISEERREQVKRDINRKLYFLDFAKFHFISALKERGIDGLFESIQAAYNAAMIKMPTPKITRVLQSAIERQQPPRAGLVRPKMRYAHQGGMNPPVIVVHGNSLHAISDSYTRYLTQTFRKAFNLQGTPLRIQYNVSENPYENAEDKPKKKPLRRVSLSNRIEKREGRKEEKNRFKKKTKVSVKKQFSK encoded by the coding sequence ATGAAACCCACTATCGCTCTTGTCGGCCGCCCGAACGTCGGCAAATCCACCTTGTTCAACCGCCTGACGCGCACTAAAGACGCGCTCGTGCACGACCTGCCCGGTCTGACGCGTGACCGACATTACGGTCATGGCAAAGTCGGCAGCAAACCTTATTTGGTCATCGATACCGGCGGTTTTGAGCCGGTTGTCGATAGCGGCATTTTGCACGAAATGGCAAAACAAACCTTGCAGGCTGTCGATGAAGCCGATGCGGTTGTGTTCTTGGTGGACGGCCGTACCGGTTTGACGCCGCAAGACAAAATTATTGCCGACCGTTTGCGCCAAAGCCCACGCCCCGTTTATTTGGCCGTGAATAAAGGCGAGGGCGGTAATAGGGCCGTGCTTGCCGCCGAGTTCTACGAACTTGCCTTGGGCGACCCTTATGTGATTTCAGGTGCGCACGGCGATGGCGTGTATTATCTGATTGAAGATATTTTGGAAACCTTCCCTGAGCCTGAAAAGGAAGAGGAAGCAGCGAAACATCCTGTTTTCGCTGTAATCGGCCGCCCCAATGTCGGTAAATCGACCTTGGTAAACGCCATTCTCGGCGAAGAGCGCGTGATTGCCTTCGATATGGCAGGCACTACGCGCGACAGTATCCACATCGATTTTGAACGTGAAGGCAAACCGTTTACCATCATCGATACCGCAGGTGTGCGCCGTCGTGGCAAAGTGGATGAGGCGGTGGAAAAGTTCTCCGTTATTAAAGCTATGCAGGCGGTTGAAGCAGCAAACGTTGCCGTCTTGGTGTTGGATGCGCAACAAGATATCGCCGACCAAGATGCGACGATTGCAGGTTTCGCTTTGGAAGCAGGGCGTGCCTTGGTGGTGGCGGTCAATAAATGGGACGGCATCAGCGAAGAGCGGCGCGAGCAAGTGAAACGCGATATCAACCGCAAACTGTATTTCCTTGATTTTGCCAAGTTCCACTTTATTTCTGCGTTGAAAGAGCGCGGTATAGACGGTTTGTTTGAGAGCATTCAGGCTGCCTATAATGCGGCAATGATTAAGATGCCGACGCCGAAAATTACGCGTGTATTGCAAAGCGCGATTGAGCGTCAACAGCCGCCGCGTGCCGGCTTGGTGCGTCCGAAAATGCGTTATGCGCACCAAGGCGGCATGAATCCGCCGGTGATTGTGGTGCACGGCAATTCGCTGCATGCCATTTCTGACAGCTATACGCGCTATTTGACCCAAACGTTCCGTAAAGCCTTCAATCTGCAAGGTACGCCGCTCAGAATTCAATACAATGTTTCGGAAAATCCGTATGAAAATGCGGAAGACAAACCGAAGAAAAAACCGCTGCGCCGTGTCAGCTTGAGCAACCGTATTGAGAAACGCGAAGGCCGTAAGGAAGAGAAAAACCGCTTCAAGAAAAAAACCAAAGTCAGCGTGAAAAAACAATTCAGCAAATAA